The uncultured Desulfatiglans sp. DNA window ATCCGGAAATGAGGATTTTTGGCCAATATCAAGGAAATCAAGCGTTTGTGCGGAGGCGACCTGCAGATCGCCACACAAGCAAACGTGCAGATTGACGCCGAGATTGGTCAAAAAGACCATTTCCGGAAGGAAACCACTCAAGGAGCGAGGCCATGATGAACACGGATAGTCCGGTAAAAGGCAAACGGATCCTGATTGTGGACGACGAACCGGATGTACTGGAAACCGTCCGGGAAATCCTCGATGTCTGTGTGGTCGATCAGGCTGCCGACTTCGACTCTGCTATGGGCTGTCTTTCGAATCAACCTTATGACGCGGTGATATTGGATATTCAAGGGGTCAGAGGGTTCGACCTGTTGAAATTCTCCGTTTCGAAGGGCTTCCCGACGCTCATGCTGACCGCCCATGCGGCCACCCTCGAGTCGCTGAAACGATCGATCGACCTCGGTGCGGCAGGCTTTCTCCCCAAAGAATACATGATGGAGTTGAGGGACCTGTTGGAGGAGGTCATGGGCGGGGGCGGAAAGCGCTTCTGGTGGATGAAAACGCTGGATCGCACGGACGCCTTCTTTTCCGAACGCTACGGCTCCGATTGGAAGGAAAAAGACGCCTTCTTCAAGGAATTCCATGCTTCCCTCCAAAAGGAAGCCAAGAAATCAGAAGAATGAGCGCTCTCGATCCCCTTCTCCAAAGCGGTCCCTATTGACGTCCGGATACTGTCGGACGGTCTTGAGACGAAACGCCCTGCACAAGGAGAATGCGATATGACCGATGTCCTGATTCCGGGAGACATGAAAGAGGGTTCACTGGACACACGGACCCTGGAACTGGTGGGGGTCGGCCGGCGGCTGGGCAAGGAGCGGGGCGGCGGCCTCTGCGTCCTCCTCGTGGGGGAGGCGGCGGGGGGCGGTGTCGCTTAAGCGCTCTTCTACGCCCCGGCGAAGATTTACAGCGTAGCGCGCCCCTGCTGAAAGGTTTTCAACCGGAGCCCTAGCTCGCGGCCCGGGAGCAGATCCAAAGGACTATTTCCGGTCTGGAAACATGGTTGAACCGGAAAACCCTTTCCAAGCGGAAACCATCCATAAATATTTCAATCGGAAGAGGAGGTACCTCCAGTGGCGGATAAATCATATGATGCGGTGGTCATCGGGGGCGGACATCACGGCACCATCATCGCCCCCTACCTGGCCAAGGCAGGGTTGAGCGTAGGGGTTTTCGAGCGTCTGGATCATCTTGGCGGCGGAGCGGTATCGGAAGACGGGCCCGGGCCGGGCTTCAGGATGAACTTCTGCGCCCATTTCACCCGGTTCTTCGGGCATCCCGCCTACAAGGAGTTCAATCTTCGTGACGAGGGCCTGGAGTATGTCTTTCCCGACACCAACGAGGCGATCGTGTTCGATGACGACACGTCCTACCTGGGATACGCCGCCTGGCGGGTCGTGGATCCCAAGACCGGCCGGGTGGAGTTCAGCGAAAAGAACGTCCAGAAGACCTACGAGCAGATTCGCCGGTTTTCCAAGAACGATGCGGAAACCTATCTCCGCCTGACAGAGTTGTACAAGGAGAAGTGGCGGCCGGCCTTCAAGAAATACCGGTACTCCTCCCCTACGCCGTGGGGGACTCCCGATGCCCTCGAGGCCCTCTTTTCGGACCCATCGAGTGGACTGGACCCATCGATGCAGTTCATGAACTGCAAGCAGTTCGCCCGCTATTTCTTTGAAAGTCCGGAGCTCAGGATCCTGATGCTGAGGGGTTTTCTCACGTCGGGGGGGATCTTCCCGGACGACATCCCGGGGCTCGGTCTCATGATCGCGACGATCCACCTGGCCCTTGGCTGGGAGTCCGCGGCGATCGCCAAGGGCGGCACCCAGTCCATCACCGACGCCCTGGTGTCGGCGGGGAAAAAGCTCGGGGTCGAGTATTTCATCAACTCGGAGATCAAGGGGATCAAGGTCGAAAACGGCAAGGCCAAGGGGGTGATTCTGGCCGACGGGACCGAGATCGAGGCCAAAAAGATGGTGGTCGGGGACGTCGGGACGCCGCAGCTCTTCGCCCGTCTGGTAGGCGAGGAGCACACCTCCCCTGAGATGAAGCGCAGGCTCGACACCAACCTGTATGACCGGGGGCATGTCTGGTGGGGGACGATCGGCGTCCACGAACTTCCGCAATACAAGGCGGCCAAGGACAATCCGGACCTCGATGCCACGCCCCGGACCTATTGGGCCCCCAAGGATCTGGCCTACATGGAGAACAAGTACATGCACGAGATCTTCCTTCTGGGCATGAGCAGCAAGCTCTTCTGCCTGTCGGCGCCCGACAGCATCTGGGACCCGACCCGCGCCCCGGAGGGAAAGCACTCGGTCCTCTTCGAGGAATACACCTGCCCAACCCCGTTCTTCTCCAGGCGGGAATGGCGTCAGCTGGGCAATGAATTCATGGAGGAGCTCATGCAGCAGTGGAGGAAGTACGCCCCCAATATGAAGAAGGACAATATCGTCGCCTCCCGGATCATCACGCCCGTCGACGTTCAGGAAACCCACCTGGATATGCGGGATGGGTCCTGGAGCGAAGGGAGCATGTCGGGTGCGCAGAACGGGCGGTTCAGAGGGATGCCCGGCGGATTCCGAACGTTTATCGACAATCTCTACATGTGCTCCTCCTCCATCGTCGGAGGGGGCGGAATCGGGCGCGGCTCCAGCTACAACTGCTACAAGGTGATCGCAGAGGATTATGGACTGCGGGAGCCCGAGTAGCCCCCCTTCGGTTGCAGCCTTGCACCCTCTCAAAGCCGGCCATGGAGGAGCGGTATGCCTACGACAAAGCAGCTTTTTGATCTGTCCGGGAAGACGGCCCTGGTAACGGGAGCCAGTTCGGGCTTCGGGCGAAGCTTCGCACTGACGCTGGCGGAGGCCGGTGCCGATGTCGTCATATCTGCCCGGAATCCGGAACGCCTCGCCGAGACGGAAGACCTCGTGAAAGCGACGGGCAGACGCGCCCTCAAGATCTTCGGTGATATGTCCGTGCCGGAGGATGTCTCCCGGATGATCGACGAGGCCGTCTCCGTCTTCGGTCATCTGGACATCGCGGTCAACAACGCCGGGCTTCTCACCCGACCGGTCCGCTTCCACGAAATGACCCTGGAGGACTGGAACCAGGTCATCTCGGTGAATCTCACCGGGGTCTTCCTGTGCATGCAGCAGGAGATCGGCTGGATGCTGCGCCAGCAAACGGGAGGCAGCATCATCAACATCTCCTCGGTCCTCGGCCTGGTGGGGCTGGACGCCGATCTGAACCCGCGCGTCAACTACATCGCGTCGAAGCACGGGGTGATCGGCCTGACCCGCCAGGCCGCAGTGGAATATGCGGAGCGCGGCATCCGGGTCAATGCCATGGCGCCGGCCTGGCATTCGGGCACCTCCCTCGCCAAAGCGCGCTCGGACATACAGACCGAGCAGGAGCAGGCGGAGCGGGAAAGGCGGATGCTCGCCCGCACCCCGATGAAACGGCGCGGACGCTTGGAGGAGCTTCAAGGGATGCTGCTCTTCCTGGCCTCCGACGCCTCGACCTACACGACCGGGCAGGTGTTCGCATCGGACGGGGGATGGACCGCCCATTGAAGGATTGCGAACGATCGTGGCGGCTGGAGCGATGGGAGGCTTATGACCATTCATTGGGATCGGGTTGCCGGCAGCGAAGTCTCTAAATGAACCGTCCGACAGCGATTGGAACCCGGCGGTGAATTCACGGAGCCGGTCGAAACGGTGCGGAACGGTCCGACAGCGAGTGGAACCCGGAGGCTATCCCTGATACTCCTGGGGTGAAAGGGGATCCTATACTGTCTCCTTGTCATACCCCATCGCTGCGCTGAGACCCCTGCGATGAGAGGGGATTCCCCCATGAAGAAGATCGTATTTGTCTGCAGCGTCAACCGCTGGCGAAGTCCAATGGCGGAATATCTCTTCCGGGATATCCTTGAAAAAAGAGGCCGCGATCTCCTGAGCCGGATCGACGTCTCATCCGCCGGCATCGTACCGCGGAAGGAAGAGGAAGCCCTCCTTGCACAGGGGCTGCCCCTGCCCGAACCCCTGTTCGGCTACCGGCCGCTCGCCTGTGTGATGTTCTACCTGATGCAGCGCGGTATCGATTCTTTCAAGCACCGGTCGCGGCCGTTGAACAGACGGATCATCGAAGAAGCCGACCTGGTCATGGGCGTCGTGCGGAAACACAAAGAGGCCGTGCTCGAGGCCTACCCGCATGCCGAACCAAAGGTTTTCTGCCTGGAGGATTTTTCGACCCCCTTCACCCTCCCTGAAATCGCCAATGAACCCCCTGGTCTGATGCCCCCGGACACCTTCTGCATGCTCGAGTGCGATCACTGGGAATTCACGGATCAGGTCATGGAGATGATCGAAGCGAGGCTGAATGAGGCCTCTCCACGCATCATGGACTTTCTCGGGGTTCGGAGAGATGCTGGATCCGATCTTTGAACCCTCTGATAGGGAAAGCCATCTTTCTGCCAAAAACATCGCGCGCGCCGGTAGTGGTCGCAAGAATGCACGGTCGGATACAAGTCCGGTCGTCTTACTCGCTTTCCCTGGTTTACAAGCATCAAAAGCGCCTCAACGATGAGGCGCTTTGGTCTTCCGAGTTCAACCCCCCTTGGGCCGCCGGCTGCGGTGCAGCAGGATACATTTCAGTTTGGAAGGATGTGCTCTCGGGATTCTGTTTTCAGATGAAGGTCTCTTTGGGTAGAATCATCCGCAGGCAGGGAGGGGGATCGACACGGGTTGTCCTGCACCGCGCGATCCTTAAACGAAGGGTTACGACCTCGGGCAGCGAACCCATACCCTGTTTTGTCGCGAACGGACAAACGCCATCCGGCTGCCGGCTTGGATCGTGGGCGCGGGGTGGAATCCTGGCTTTTGGAAGCTGTAATCTTGCCGGTTGTCCGGCAAACAGGAGGTCTTGAAATGGCGGATCCTCAGGTTTTCGATGTCGTCGTAGTGGGGGCCGGGCCCGGCGGTGCAGCGGCTGCGAAACGGTGCGCTGAAAAAGGGATGAACACGCTGCTGATCGAAAAAAAACGGCTTCCCCGCGACAAGGTGTGCTCGGGGATGGTCATGGGGCGGTGGGCCGCACAGACCATCGAGCAGGAGTTCGGCGTCATCCCCCGCTCCGTCTTGACCGAGCCGCCCCTGCTCGCCGGACATCGCTTTTATGTAGGCGAGGAAGCACCGACGGAGCTGAAATGGCCCACCGCCCTCTCCTGGCGGAAGGATCTGGATTTCTGGCTGGTCCAGGGAGCGATCGCGGGCGGCACGCAGCTGAAG harbors:
- a CDS encoding hypothetical protein (Evidence 5 : Unknown function); amino-acid sequence: MVFLTNLGVNLHVCLCGDLQVASAQTLDFLDIGQKSSFPDWKLCRAACSFPDGN
- a CDS encoding Response regulator receiver domain protein, giving the protein MMNTDSPVKGKRILIVDDEPDVLETVREILDVCVVDQAADFDSAMGCLSNQPYDAVILDIQGVRGFDLLKFSVSKGFPTLMLTAHAATLESLKRSIDLGAAGFLPKEYMMELRDLLEEVMGGGGKRFWWMKTLDRTDAFFSERYGSDWKEKDAFFKEFHASLQKEAKKSEE
- a CDS encoding hypothetical protein (Evidence 5 : Unknown function), giving the protein MTDVLIPGDMKEGSLDTRTLELVGVGRRLGKERGGGLCVLLVGEAAGGGVA
- a CDS encoding hypothetical protein (Evidence 5 : Unknown function) — protein: MADKSYDAVVIGGGHHGTIIAPYLAKAGLSVGVFERLDHLGGGAVSEDGPGPGFRMNFCAHFTRFFGHPAYKEFNLRDEGLEYVFPDTNEAIVFDDDTSYLGYAAWRVVDPKTGRVEFSEKNVQKTYEQIRRFSKNDAETYLRLTELYKEKWRPAFKKYRYSSPTPWGTPDALEALFSDPSSGLDPSMQFMNCKQFARYFFESPELRILMLRGFLTSGGIFPDDIPGLGLMIATIHLALGWESAAIAKGGTQSITDALVSAGKKLGVEYFINSEIKGIKVENGKAKGVILADGTEIEAKKMVVGDVGTPQLFARLVGEEHTSPEMKRRLDTNLYDRGHVWWGTIGVHELPQYKAAKDNPDLDATPRTYWAPKDLAYMENKYMHEIFLLGMSSKLFCLSAPDSIWDPTRAPEGKHSVLFEEYTCPTPFFSRREWRQLGNEFMEELMQQWRKYAPNMKKDNIVASRIITPVDVQETHLDMRDGSWSEGSMSGAQNGRFRGMPGGFRTFIDNLYMCSSSIVGGGGIGRGSSYNCYKVIAEDYGLREPE
- the fabG gene encoding 3-oxoacyl-(acyl-carrier-protein) reductase FabG, whose translation is MPTTKQLFDLSGKTALVTGASSGFGRSFALTLAEAGADVVISARNPERLAETEDLVKATGRRALKIFGDMSVPEDVSRMIDEAVSVFGHLDIAVNNAGLLTRPVRFHEMTLEDWNQVISVNLTGVFLCMQQEIGWMLRQQTGGSIINISSVLGLVGLDADLNPRVNYIASKHGVIGLTRQAAVEYAERGIRVNAMAPAWHSGTSLAKARSDIQTEQEQAERERRMLARTPMKRRGRLEELQGMLLFLASDASTYTTGQVFASDGGWTAH
- a CDS encoding putative Protein-tyrosine-phosphatase (Evidence 3 : Putative function from multiple computational evidences; Product type e : enzyme), with protein sequence MKKIVFVCSVNRWRSPMAEYLFRDILEKRGRDLLSRIDVSSAGIVPRKEEEALLAQGLPLPEPLFGYRPLACVMFYLMQRGIDSFKHRSRPLNRRIIEEADLVMGVVRKHKEAVLEAYPHAEPKVFCLEDFSTPFTLPEIANEPPGLMPPDTFCMLECDHWEFTDQVMEMIEARLNEASPRIMDFLGVRRDAGSDL
- a CDS encoding hypothetical protein (Evidence 5 : Unknown function); protein product: MNPLIGKAIFLPKTSRAPVVVARMHGRIQVRSSYSLSLVYKHQKRLNDEALWSSEFNPPWAAGCGAAGYISVWKDVLSGFCFQMKVSLGRIIRRQGGGSTRVVLHRAILKRRVTTSGSEPIPCFVANGQTPSGCRLGSWARGGILAFGSCNLAGCPANRRS